agagaagagagaaaagcaGCGCGTCGTCGAAGAAGAGACGAAGAAGAAGACTAGGATCTCGACTTGGAAGGAGGAATGCTGGACGACGACGACGAAGAAGAAGGAGGAGGGTCGAGCAGGAAGAGAGTGAGATCAAGTTTTATCGACGATGAGGCGGTGGTTGACTCCGATGAcgaagaggaggaagaagatgatgctGAGGACGGTAATGTGGCTCTTTTTTTGGTTGTTTAATTGAATaagttctttttcttttttttttttttgttttggaaATGAGTTCTTCGTGGAATTAGGGTTCGAGGATGCGAATAGGGTGGTTTCTATGAACTGGAAGATTTAGTTCTGATAGAAATGTAAATTACTTACCTGGTTAAGATGATGGTCATGATAGAAGTAGATTCGGCCACTAGGCTGGTTTCGGTTCAAACCGGCCTGGAACTGGAACCCAGTTTCGGTTCGATCTAGGTTTAAATCAAACAGGTTtagaatttttttctattttttaaaatgaaaagGGCGTTCAGCCGGTACTGTCCCGTTCATTCACAGTTCGAGTCAACAACGGATTTAACTGGTTCCGTTTCTGAATCAGCCCTTGGCCGGGTCTAGGTAGAAGGACTCGTCCTAGGCTGTTTCTGCCTCAGGAGGATGAACATGATCTTGAGAGAAACATTCAAGTAAGATATGCAATGTCAAGTCGTTTGGAGTATGATGAAGAGGCTAAAAAAATGTAGACCAACAAGCTCTTTTGCCATCTGTTGTGTTCTAGATCCAAAGCTGTGGAGGGTTAGATGTGCGGTATGATCGTCATTTTTCCGTGATTTCTTGTTTTATTTATAGATTATTCTATTTTTTGGTCAGTGTGTTTGTTAACTTTGCTTTGATGTGTATAAGATCGGTCATGAAAGAGAAACAGCTGTTTGTCTAATGCAAAAGTACATTTGATACATTATAATCAAAATGATCAAAATAGGCATCCGGATGAAAGACGCACGTACTCATATATTTATGAGAAAGGGCACCTGGATCTCTTACGATGGTAGCCTTGATCTTCTCAgtgctataaaaatatataagGGGTAGGATTCGCCAATCTAAGCCTAAACACTTAGTCTATATCATAACCAAATTGTATTGGGACAGATTTAGTCTCGAAACCCAGATTAAAAGGGTTGCCTACTCCACCGCGCCCTGTTGAAATCAGTCAGAAATGTCGGAAGAATCACTGGCGTAATCACGAGGGGCAGTTGTAGCGCCGTGACCTATCAGTTAAGAGAACTCTGGGGTTAAATAACTGAAAACCATCCAGCCGAATAAGGAACAAAATAACGATTAGATTTAACTAGAAAAACAGTAATTATGACTTAAGAGGATATGAGCCTGAAGGCAAGTTAAGAATCCAAGGAACTCATACTTTCTCCGACTGGTTTAGGTCAGAACGCTTTCGTGAGAGAAGTCAGAAGATTCATCACTCCTGAAGGAAAAATCAGTCGTATAAGCCACTCATAACCCTAAATCGACCAACTAACCCCGCTTGTCATTAGCTTGTGAATTTCAATGATCACAACTTCAGAGACGATTTAATTTGACCCTGACATAGTCATTAGTGATGGGGACAACCCACTTGTGCAATCCTTACAGATGTCGAGCTGGCATTGGATACCCAATTTTATAAATGGAAGAGCCTCCAACCTGAGAAAATCTCAGAGGAGTATAAGGCATAACCTTGCTTTCATAATTCTCAATGAGACATACCCTTAGAGAGCAAACAATCAATATAGAGTAATCGTATCTCCCAAGTACTCGTAAATTCATTCAACCCTACCTCCGTCATCCATGTGTTACAATCTTCTTAGCCCATCCATTTCTTAATCATCAACATTGAAAATGTCCTAGAGATGCATATCTTGTCTGCTGTTGCACTTGATAATGTCAAAAACTATATATTCATTGAAGTAGGGAAAGAAGCCCATGTGAGGGAGGTATGCAAAAAATTGATGTTGAGTTTATAGCTATTTATGAAGTTTGCGACTTTTAATGTTTGCTTATAGTATATAGTTATAATTTTGGAATATATGCCTCTGATAATTCATTTCTTCTTTAGGCTTGCAAAGGTTTGCACAATGTATATTCCCAGCAAATAATGCTTGTCCTAATCAAGGAAATGACCAATGTTCTTTTGGTTGAAAGCAAAATAGTTGATCTTACAAGGCGAACCTAGGTCAGAATTCAGGTTAGGACTTACTGAGGGGACCTAGGCAAAGTGtgttttatgatttttattttacATAGTgttatttcttatattttcttagctGATTTCTCTGGGACTATTGAAGGTGGCAGATGTAGATAATGTGCAGCGGGGAGTTAGAGTGACGTTAATTCCACAGATTGACTCGCAGGCTATTGCAAATAAACTGGTACATTTTCAACACCTATCACTTAGAATTTTGCCATTTGTTTTATTTCTAGTAGACTTTCTGGGAATAGGATTTTGTCTTGATCTTCTATATGCACAAGAACAAGTCTGGTTTCATTGCAAGGATAGCAATAATTAAAATGAGGTATTTTCATCTTGCCTTGGACAAATAAAAGGAGTTTCATAATTTAGTGAATCTATTTTCcgtttattgttgttgtcatcatGATCCTTACTTTTCCCAAGGAATGTGACCATTATTTTGCTACTGTGTTCTCATATTTTCTTGATGT
This sequence is a window from Hevea brasiliensis isolate MT/VB/25A 57/8 chromosome 10, ASM3005281v1, whole genome shotgun sequence. Protein-coding genes within it:
- the LOC110651815 gene encoding putative transcription elongation factor SPT5 homolog 1 isoform X1 — protein: MLDDDDEEEGGGSSRKRVRSSFIDDEAVVDSDDEEEEEDDAEDDVDNVQRGVRVTLIPQIDSQAIANKLDGGEEVKKVAFVPPCFVNGDEARLKNRSNDC
- the LOC110651815 gene encoding putative transcription elongation factor SPT5 homolog 1 isoform X3; its protein translation is MLDDDDEEEGGGSSRKRVRSSFIDDEAVVDSDDEEEEEDDAEDDVDNVQRGVRVTLIPQIDSQAIANKLDGGEEVKKVAFVPPCFVNGDEARHCP
- the LOC110651815 gene encoding putative transcription elongation factor SPT5 homolog 1 isoform X2; amino-acid sequence: MLDDDDEEEGGGSSRKRVRSSFIDDEAVVDSDDEEEEEDDAEDDVDNVQRGVRVTLIPQIDSQAIANKLDGGEEVKKVAFVPPCFVNGDEARKLLQ
- the LOC110651815 gene encoding putative transcription elongation factor SPT5 homolog 2 isoform X4, whose translation is MRRWLTPMTKRRKKMMLRTVADVDNVQRGVRVTLIPQIDSQAIANKLDGGEEVKKVAFVPPCFVNGDEARLKNRSNDC